The DNA region CAAGAGTCCACATCGACGATGGGGTTTGGCACCTCGATGTCGGCTCATCGCATCCTGGGGGTGGAGAAGCTCCCAAGGGTATGGCTGTTCGCCATTTAAAGCGGTACGCGAGCTGGGTTCAAACCGTCGTGAGACAGGTTGGTCTCTATCTGCCATAGGCGCAATTGCTTGAGGGAAGTCTTTCTTAGTACGAGAGGACCGGAAAGAACGAACCTCTGGTGTATCGGCTGTTCCGCCAGGAGCAATGTCGAGTAGCTAAGTTCGGAATAGATAACCGCTGAAAGCATCTAAGCGGGAAGCTACTCCCAAGATTAGGCAATAGTCGTTCGTATCACACTCTGTGTGATACTCACTGTACGCTAATAGTTGCGAATTTATATCCAATGTATTCGAATACATTTGTTAACATTTGTGACAATTCGTGTATAGCGAAGTATCGTGCGAAGCGCGATACGAGCGGCAAGTTTTCCTGGAAGATGACCAGGTTGATAGGTTTCAGATGTAAGCACAGTAATGTGTTAAGTCAAGAAATACTAATAAAATTATGTAACCTTTTTCGTTTTTTGAGGTTAGTAGTTAAGAGCAACTTAACCGAAATTGTTTGACAACAATCACAACACAAGAGTTGATTATATTGTCTTGGTGGTTCTAGCGAAGTGGTAACACCTCTTCCCATACCGAACAGAGCCGTGAAGAACTTCAGCGCCGATGGTAGCTCTTCGGAGCAAGAGTAGGTCGCCGCCAAGACAATGTAATTAACTTCGAGATGACCTTAAGATCAAAAACGAGCGAAAGCTTGTTTTTTTGTCTGCGTTATTGTAAAATTAATCTATAAAATTATGCCTAGAAGCGTAAAAAGATTCATTATTATTTTAATCTTTCTCGGAATACTATTTTTAGTAGGCTGGCTTGCGTATTCCAAAATGAAACCTGCTAAAACCTGCGATGACGGAAAGCAAAACCAGAATGAAACCGGAATTGATTGTGGGGGAATTTGCCAGAAACAATGCGAAAAAAAATTCGACGCCAAGGATTTGAGAATAGAGGAAAGCGCTTTTGTTCCTGCCGGACCGGGAACTTATGATGTAATGGCGAGAGTCTCTAATCCGAATAATCAATTGGGAAGCCCAAGTTTTTCCTATGAGTTTTCCCTCAAAGATGCTGGCGGAAATGTGTTGGCGAAAAAATCAGGAACAAGTTTTATTCTTCCTGTTGAATCGAAATATATCATCGAAACAGGAATTGAATTGAAGCAAAATCCGCAATCCGTCGAAGTTTCCATAAGCAATCAAAAATGGGAAGAATTTTTTGGATACGAAAGGCCCGAGCTAAACATATATAACAAACGGTACAATTTAATATCATCCGGAGTTGGATACAGCGAGGCCAAAGGGCTTCTTAGGAATGAAAGCTCTTTCGACTTTGACACAATAAGGATAAACATCGTGCTTAGAGATGAGAATGGAAAACCGGTGGCTTTTAATAAAACTGAAATGAAAACTGTGAATGTCGGAGCGGAGAGGGATTTTCGCTTGCTTTGGCCAATCGATTTCCCCGGATCAGTTCAGGGAGCTCCGGAGATGGAAGCCGAAACTAATGTTTTCGATTCCCAGAACTTCATAAAAAAATATATACAAGGATCTCAGTCGTTCCAAACGAGTAAATAAAAAAGTTATAAAGTTCATAAAGTTATAAAGTTTGTAAAGTATCGTTTTTTAAACTTGCGGCTTTAAGAACTTTAAAAACTTTATAGACTTTTAACTTCGTTTAATGCTTAAAAAAATATTTATCTTTGACTGGGTGCTGGTAGCAGCAGTTCTATTTTTGACCGGAATAAGCCTTCTGGCTCTTTATGGAATTTCGGCAGCCGGTTTCAATGAGGCAAACATAATTTGGAAACAACTTTTTTTCGCTTTTGTGGGAATATCAGCGATGGCTTTTTTTTCAAGAATCGACTATCATTATTTGCGTTCTTACAGCCGTCCGATTTACTTTACAACTGTCATCGTTTTGATTTTAGTTCTTTTGCTCGGGAATAGGGTGCATGGAACTTCCGGCTGGCTAGGACTGGGAATTTTTAATGTTCAGCCGGTAGAATTTGCCAAGGTCGCTCTAATTATATTTTTAGCCAGCTTTATTTCCAGCAAAAAAATAGTATTGGGAGAGGCGGTTCAGCTAGTTGCCTCTATGATCCTCACGGCGGTTATAGTTTTTTTGGTTATCAAGCAGCCTGATTTTGGAAGTGCGATGGTGCTTTTGGGAATATGGATCGGAATGGCTTTTTTTTCCGGAATTAACAAAAAAATTCTAGCAGTGCTTTTGGGTATTGGAATTTTGGCGGGTGCGGCTACTTGGTTTAATTTAGCCGATTATCAAAAAGCCAGGATTGTTAGTTTCGCAAATCCTGAATTTGATATAAAAGGAAGCGGGTATAATGTTTTT from Parcubacteria group bacterium includes:
- the rodA gene encoding rod shape-determining protein RodA; the encoded protein is MLKKIFIFDWVLVAAVLFLTGISLLALYGISAAGFNEANIIWKQLFFAFVGISAMAFFSRIDYHYLRSYSRPIYFTTVIVLILVLLLGNRVHGTSGWLGLGIFNVQPVEFAKVALIIFLASFISSKKIVLGEAVQLVASMILTAVIVFLVIKQPDFGSAMVLLGIWIGMAFFSGINKKILAVLLGIGILAGAATWFNLADYQKARIVSFANPEFDIKGSGYNVFQSIVSVGSGGMTGKGIGQGSQSQLDFLPESHTDFIFATVTEELGFLGAMLVLFLYAVLFYQMRKIALLAPDNFGYLLTSGIMIMLFTQLLINIGMNIGLVPVAGIPLPFLSYGGSSLVACFVAVGIVLNIYNKRTIADSKVMQSY